From the genome of Sander lucioperca isolate FBNREF2018 chromosome 1, SLUC_FBN_1.2, whole genome shotgun sequence, one region includes:
- the slc26a1 gene encoding LOW QUALITY PROTEIN: sulfate anion transporter 1 (The sequence of the model RefSeq protein was modified relative to this genomic sequence to represent the inferred CDS: inserted 1 base in 1 codon) — MAGVASCLLLSSSLGAQLTTISTXPSLFLSPCCILFLPGTMEEVTKVTPPLLERRARQRQPTVSVLKSKLKQGVTCSGPRVRSTLTGFFPVVRWLPKYKLREYVWGDLMSGVIVGIILVPQAIAYCLLAGVEPIYGLYTSFYANIIYFLMGTSRHVSVGIFSLMSLMVGQVVDKEMFLAGFDLNEDSGPDVFNATLGINLTAGKLHSVELMGLQCGKECYSISIAAALTFLAGVYQLVMAVFRLGFVSVYLSSPMLDGFATGASFTILTVQAKYLLGLKIPRHQGYGTVVVTWINIFANIHKTNLCDLITSAISISVLVAGKEIQERYKDRLKIPLPTELIVVAGATLASHFGELNSHYGSSVSGHIPTGFIAPQVPSFSLMPRLALDAIPLAVISFAFTVSLSEMFAKKNGYTVRPNQEMLAISFCNIIPSFFRCFTTSAALAKTMVKDSTGCQTQVSSLISALVVLLVVLYFAPFFYALQKCVLACIIIVSLRGALRKFKDVPAKWRASRNDGIVWLVTMSATALISVELGLLVGIVFSMICIIFKTQNPKVSLLGRANDTDLYEDMDEYKNLMPPPRVHVFRFQAPLYYANKDSFLRSLYKAVGVEPFLELTKRRKAEKKAKEMSSKQAKANGDKNNGEVVIGLIQRELDFHTIVLDCSAIPFIDSTGMVTFKGLVKEYKEIGVSMLFANCNTSVINTLQKGQVFGENDKDMSSLLFHTVHAAVLHANSTSTESKSEDSVV; from the exons ATGGCTGGTGTTGCCTCCTGTTTGCTCCTCTCCTCCAGTCTGG GAGCACAGCTGACAACAATATCCA tcccctccctcttcctctcaccTTGTTGCATCCTCTTCCTACCTGGGACCATGGAGGAGGTCACTAAAGTCACACCACCTCTCCTGGAACGCCGGGCTCGGCAGCGACAGCCCACAGTATCAGTCCTCAAATCCAAGCTGAAGCAGGGTGTGACCTGCTCCGGGCCCAGAGTCCGATCCACCCTGACCGGGTTCTTCCCTGTTGTGCGCTGGCTGCCTAAATACAAGCTCCGAGAATATGTCTGGGGCGATCTGATGTCCGGGGTAATCGTTGGTATCATCTTGGTACCGCAGGCCATTGCCTATTGCCTGCTGGCCGGAGTGGAGCCCATCTATGGTTTATACACTTCATTTTACGCCAACATCATTTACTTCCTCATGGGGACGTCTAGACATGTCTCTGTGGGGATCTTCAGCCTCATGAGCCTCATGGTTGGACAG GTGGTGGATAAGGAGATGTTCCTGGCAGGTTTTGACCTCAATGAGGACTCTGGCCCTGATGTGTTTAATGCCACACTGGGCATTAACCTTACAGCTGGTAAACTTCACAGTGTGGAGCTAATGGGTCTGCAGTGTGGGAAGGAGTGTTACTCCATCAGCATCGCTGCTGCCCTTACATTCCTGGCAGGCGTCTATCAG CTCGTAATGGCAGTGTTTCGGCTAGGCTTCGTCTCTGTATACCTTTCGTCCCCTATGCTCGATGGTTTTGCCACAGGAGCCTCTTTTACCATCCTCACCGTGCAGGCTAAATACCTGTTGGGTCTAAAGATCCCCCGTCATCAGGGCTACGGCACAGTTGTCGTCACCTGGATCAACATCTTCGCCAACATTCATAAGACCAACCTGTGTGACCTCATCACAAGCGCCATCTCTATCTCTGTATTAG TGGCAGGGAAAGAGATCCAGGAGCGCTACAAGGATCGTCTAAAGATCCCTCTGCCGACTGAGCTGATAGTAGTGGCAGGAGCTACGCTGGCCAGCCATTTTGGAGAACTGAACAGCCATTATGGCTCCAGTGTTTCCGGTCACATCCCCACAGGGTTCATTGCTCCCCAGGTGCCCAGCTTTAGTCTGATGCCACGGTTGGCACTGGATGCCATTCCTTTGGCTGTCATTAG TTTTGCCTTCACGGTGTCGCTGTCCGAGATGTTTGCGAAGAAAAACGGCTATACGGTTCGCCCCAACCAGGAGATGCTGGCCATCAGCTTTTGTAACATCATCCCCTCCTTCTTCCGCTGTTTCACCACCAGTGCAGCATTGGCAAAAACCATGGTGAAGGACTCAACAGGCTGCCAGACACAG GTCTCCAGTCTGATCAGCGCCCTGGTCGTCCTTCTCGTCGTCCTCTACTTTGCGCCTTTCTTCTATGCTCTCCAGAAGTGTGTTCTTGCCTGTATCATCATTGTAAGCCTTCGGGGGGCGCTGAGGAAGTTTAAGGATGTCCCGGCTAAGTGGCGTGCCAGCCGGAACGACGGAATAGTTTGGCTGGTCACCATGTCAGCCACGGCTCTGATCAGTGTGGAGCTGGGCCTCCTGGTCGGAATAGTTTTTTCCATGATCTGCATCATCTTCAAAACCCAGAACCCCAAG GTCTCTCTCCTGGGCCGAGCCAATGACACCGATCTTTACGAAGACATGGACGAGTACAAGAACCTCATGCCACCACCTCGGGTTCATGTCTTCCGCTTCCAGGCTCCTCTGTACTACGCGAATAAGGACTCATTCCTCAGATCCCTCTACAAAGCTGTCGGAGTTGAACCTTTCTTGGAGCTGACTAAGAGAAGAAAGGCAGAGAAGAAGGCCAAAGAGATGTCCTCGAAGCAGGCCAAGGCAAACGGGGATAAAAACAATGGCGAGGTCGTCATTGGACTCATTCAAAGAGAATTGGATTTCCACACGATAGTCTTGGACTGCTCTGCCATCCCCTTCATAGACTCGACAGGCATGGTCACATTTAAAGGGCTGGTCAAGGAATATAAAGAGATAGGGGTGAGCATGCTCTTTGCCAACTGTAACACCTCAGTCATCAATACCCTGCAGAAGGGACAAGTCTTTGGGGAAAATGACAAAGACATGAGCAGCCTGCTGTTTCATACAGTTCACGCTGCAGTTCTTCATGCAAACAGTACATCTACAGAAAGCAAGTCAGAAGACTCTGTGGTATAG